One genomic segment of Stigmatella erecta includes these proteins:
- a CDS encoding S8 family serine peptidase, with protein MKQITKAACTLSFLVLGACGAEMQEQEGSPSETKEQVGEMAQLLRSSRAVPNRYIVVLKKDLKTVSLAAEGEIAQQMVQKTGGEVLHTYKSAINGFAARMSEAQVRELLADPRVAYIEEDSFVEAVGTQTGATWGIDRIDQTSLPLNSTYNYNNDGTGVHAYIVDTGVLTTHTEFTGRIGNGYDAVTAGGAATDCNGHGSHVAGTVGGTVYGVAKKVTIHPVRVLDCNGSGTTAGVIAGVDWVKNNHIKPAVANMSLGGGASQTLDDAVAGAITAGVVFAVAAGNDNGNACSYSPARTPSAITVGATERTDARASYSNYGTCLDIFAPGSSITSAWYTSTTGTNTISGTSMASPHVAGAAALYLAANPSATPQQVRDALVNNGTAGKVTSPGTNSPNVLLYTGFIGGGGPNPGDTTPPSTSITSPAGGASLSGSVTLSADASDNVGVTQVEFYAGSLLIGTDSSAPYSISWDTASVANGSYALTSKAFDASGNSASSAAVSVSVSNTTGSCSTTQQLLSNPGFESGATGWTTTSGVIDGTTDGSAARTGTYKAWLNGYGTAKTDSAYQQISIPATACSASLSFWVKITTKETTTTKVYDTLAIQIRDSANAVKATLATYSNLDKSTAYAQKTFDLSAYKGQTLRVYFNGVEDSSQSTSFFVDDTALTITR; from the coding sequence ATGAAGCAAATCACGAAGGCTGCGTGCACCCTGTCGTTCCTGGTGCTCGGTGCGTGCGGTGCCGAGATGCAGGAGCAGGAGGGCAGCCCCTCCGAGACGAAGGAGCAGGTCGGTGAGATGGCCCAGCTGCTGCGCAGCTCGCGCGCCGTTCCCAACCGCTACATCGTCGTCCTGAAGAAGGACCTCAAGACGGTCTCCCTGGCCGCCGAGGGCGAGATTGCCCAGCAGATGGTCCAGAAGACGGGCGGCGAGGTGCTGCACACCTACAAGTCCGCCATCAACGGCTTCGCCGCCCGCATGAGCGAGGCGCAGGTGCGTGAGCTGCTCGCCGACCCGCGCGTGGCCTACATCGAGGAGGACAGCTTCGTCGAGGCCGTTGGAACCCAGACGGGCGCCACCTGGGGCATCGACCGCATCGATCAGACTTCGCTGCCGCTCAACAGCACCTACAACTACAACAACGACGGTACCGGCGTTCACGCCTACATCGTCGACACCGGCGTGCTGACCACCCATACCGAGTTCACCGGCCGCATCGGCAACGGGTATGACGCGGTGACGGCGGGCGGGGCGGCCACGGACTGCAACGGCCACGGCTCGCACGTGGCGGGCACCGTGGGCGGCACCGTCTACGGCGTGGCCAAGAAGGTCACCATCCACCCGGTGCGCGTGCTGGACTGCAACGGCTCGGGCACCACCGCGGGCGTCATCGCCGGCGTGGACTGGGTGAAGAACAACCACATCAAGCCGGCCGTGGCCAACATGAGCCTGGGCGGCGGGGCCTCGCAGACGCTGGATGACGCGGTCGCCGGCGCCATCACCGCGGGCGTGGTGTTCGCGGTCGCCGCGGGCAACGACAACGGCAACGCCTGCAGCTACTCGCCGGCCCGCACGCCCAGCGCCATCACCGTGGGCGCCACGGAGCGCACCGACGCGCGCGCCAGCTACTCCAACTACGGCACGTGCCTGGACATCTTCGCCCCGGGCTCCAGCATCACCTCGGCCTGGTACACCAGCACCACGGGCACCAACACCATCAGCGGCACCTCGATGGCCAGCCCCCACGTGGCGGGCGCCGCGGCGCTCTACCTGGCGGCCAACCCCTCCGCCACGCCGCAGCAGGTGCGTGACGCGCTGGTGAACAACGGCACCGCGGGCAAGGTGACCAGCCCCGGCACCAACTCGCCGAACGTGCTGCTCTACACCGGCTTCATCGGCGGTGGCGGCCCGAACCCGGGCGACACCACGCCCCCCTCCACCTCCATCACGTCCCCCGCGGGCGGCGCCTCGCTCAGCGGCTCCGTCACCCTGAGCGCGGATGCCAGCGACAACGTGGGCGTGACCCAGGTCGAGTTCTACGCGGGCAGCCTGCTCATCGGCACCGACAGCAGCGCGCCGTACAGCATCAGCTGGGACACCGCCAGCGTGGCCAACGGCAGCTACGCGCTGACGTCCAAGGCCTTTGACGCCTCCGGCAACTCGGCCTCCTCGGCCGCGGTCTCCGTCTCCGTGAGCAACACCACGGGCAGCTGCAGCACCACGCAGCAGCTGCTCTCCAACCCGGGCTTCGAGTCGGGCGCCACGGGCTGGACCACCACCTCGGGCGTCATCGACGGCACCACGGACGGCAGCGCCGCGCGCACGGGCACTTACAAGGCGTGGCTGAACGGCTACGGCACGGCCAAGACGGACTCGGCCTACCAGCAGATCTCCATCCCCGCCACGGCGTGCAGCGCGAGCCTGTCGTTCTGGGTGAAGATCACCACCAAGGAGACCACCACCACGAAGGTGTACGACACGCTGGCCATCCAGATCCGTGACAGCGCCAACGCGGTGAAGGCGACCCTGGCCACCTACAGCAACCTGGACAAGTCCACGGCCTACGCGCAGAAGACGTTCGATCTGTCGGCGTACAAGGGCCAGACCCTCCGCGTCTACTTCAACGGCGTCGAGGATTCGTCCCAGTCGACGAGCTTCTTCGTGGATGACACGGCGCTGACCATCACCCGCTAG
- a CDS encoding OmpA family protein: MRLKALCMALSLLAAPGGALAQSKLDQFKKAAGNASKSTLEKKINTKLTEDARKNQCSFKSGTDVLEAGCEQKLKNLTAALVEAKKQLDAGGVKNYKFEVSGHTDSSGDAAKNKALSEKRAAVIVKELVARGVPRGEILAVGRGSEQPLVKPDDTAAKKAKNRRYEIQVRL; the protein is encoded by the coding sequence ATGCGCCTGAAGGCGCTCTGCATGGCCCTATCGCTGCTGGCCGCACCGGGCGGAGCACTCGCCCAGAGCAAGCTGGATCAGTTCAAGAAGGCCGCGGGCAACGCCAGCAAGTCCACGCTGGAAAAGAAGATCAACACGAAGCTGACGGAGGATGCGCGCAAGAACCAGTGCAGCTTCAAGTCGGGCACGGATGTGCTGGAGGCCGGCTGCGAGCAGAAGCTCAAGAACCTCACCGCCGCGCTCGTCGAGGCCAAGAAGCAGCTCGATGCGGGCGGGGTGAAGAACTACAAGTTCGAGGTCTCCGGCCACACCGACTCCAGCGGTGACGCGGCGAAGAACAAGGCGCTGAGCGAGAAGCGCGCCGCGGTCATCGTGAAGGAGCTGGTGGCCCGGGGCGTGCCCCGCGGGGAGATTCTCGCGGTGGGCCGGGGCTCGGAGCAGCCCCTGGTCAAGCCCGACGACACCGCCGCGAAGAAGGCGAAGAACCGGCGCTACGAAATCCAGGTCCGGCTCTGA
- a CDS encoding TIM-barrel domain-containing protein: MRLEQTSIEPTRLHLWGAHAALEIRCPLPGVLRLRHIPASLTAGFTHPRLGAKTPFAVVTDEGLPLQARREGNSLHVTAEGVSLELTLDTGAWSFRDAEGRTLARCESVSGESVPNMPLPHHRSRLSLHAPEDEAYLGFGEKVGPLDKRGLRFVFWNTDIQPHHPDTDPLYVSIPFSIGLRQGVAWGFFLDETWRSEVDVAYADPHRVKWESWGPELDAYLIAGPHPAQVVSRYVKLTGKPPLPPLWSLGAQQSRWGYESAEDIRGVVQAYRSRGLPLDVVYLDIDYQDAYKLWEWDHARYPDPEGLARDMAAEGVKLVPIINPSLKAVPGYAPYEEAKERNYLVRSDSGDVLVGEVWAKPATFPDFTREEVQHWWGDWHSDFLQQGMAGIWNDMNEPACFSLLEASGSVSATGARMNEEVQRTEGKTLPFAARHGTRRHVEVHNIFGMGMVKAGYEGFRRLVPERRPFLLTRAGFAGIQRYASVWTGDNSSHWEHMELSIPMLLGLGLSGVGFTGSDIPGFIGRPTPEMFTRWTQLGVFYPLMRNHAAKPMPFQEPWRFGEKHLALAKAALERRYRLLPTLYSLMHEASQSGLPILRALLMLDPADPQAVRAYDQFLFGPDVLVAPITKPGQTKRMAYLPKGEWLEWPNLETPGAIHPGGQYVIADGPLDTVPLWLRAGGAVALTKSAPHTTTANWEHLEWHIHAGEGVNATLYEDAGDGYGDFRLTTLTGGFDRGRLVLERRVQGTLPLARQTETLRIYGLKGVRSITGALELRGVVNGVLEVPMNANWDRLVVTS; the protein is encoded by the coding sequence ATGCGTCTGGAACAGACTTCCATCGAGCCCACCCGGCTGCACCTGTGGGGCGCGCACGCCGCGCTCGAGATCCGCTGTCCCCTGCCCGGCGTGCTGCGCCTGCGGCACATCCCCGCCTCGCTGACCGCGGGCTTCACCCACCCAAGGCTGGGCGCCAAGACGCCCTTCGCCGTCGTCACCGACGAGGGCCTGCCGCTCCAGGCGCGCCGCGAGGGCAACAGCCTCCACGTCACCGCGGAGGGCGTCAGCCTGGAGCTGACGCTGGACACCGGGGCCTGGAGCTTCCGGGATGCGGAGGGGCGCACGCTGGCGCGGTGCGAGTCGGTGTCGGGCGAGAGCGTGCCCAACATGCCGCTGCCCCACCACCGCTCGCGGCTGTCGCTGCACGCGCCGGAGGACGAGGCCTACCTGGGCTTCGGGGAGAAGGTGGGCCCGCTGGACAAGCGCGGGCTGCGCTTCGTGTTCTGGAACACGGACATCCAGCCGCACCACCCGGACACGGACCCGCTCTACGTCTCCATCCCCTTCTCCATTGGCCTGCGCCAGGGCGTGGCGTGGGGCTTCTTCCTGGACGAGACGTGGCGCTCGGAGGTGGACGTGGCCTACGCGGACCCCCACCGCGTGAAGTGGGAGAGCTGGGGCCCCGAGCTGGATGCGTACCTCATCGCCGGCCCCCACCCCGCGCAGGTGGTGAGCCGCTACGTGAAGCTCACCGGCAAGCCGCCGCTGCCGCCGCTGTGGAGCCTCGGGGCGCAGCAGTCCCGCTGGGGCTACGAGAGCGCGGAGGACATCCGCGGCGTCGTCCAGGCGTACCGCTCCCGGGGGCTGCCCCTGGACGTGGTGTACCTGGATATCGACTACCAGGATGCCTACAAGCTGTGGGAGTGGGACCACGCGCGCTACCCGGACCCGGAGGGGCTCGCGCGCGACATGGCGGCCGAGGGCGTGAAGCTGGTGCCCATCATCAACCCCAGCCTGAAGGCGGTGCCCGGCTACGCCCCCTATGAGGAGGCGAAGGAGCGCAACTACCTCGTCCGGTCCGACAGCGGCGATGTGCTGGTGGGCGAGGTGTGGGCCAAGCCCGCCACCTTCCCGGACTTCACCCGCGAGGAGGTGCAGCACTGGTGGGGCGACTGGCACTCGGACTTCCTCCAGCAGGGCATGGCGGGCATCTGGAACGACATGAACGAGCCGGCGTGCTTCTCGCTGCTGGAGGCCTCCGGCAGCGTGTCCGCCACGGGCGCGCGCATGAACGAGGAGGTGCAGCGCACCGAGGGCAAGACGCTGCCGTTCGCGGCGCGCCACGGCACGCGGCGCCACGTGGAGGTGCACAACATCTTCGGCATGGGCATGGTGAAGGCCGGCTACGAGGGCTTCCGCCGGCTGGTGCCCGAGCGCAGGCCCTTCCTGCTGACGCGCGCGGGCTTCGCGGGCATCCAGCGCTACGCCTCGGTGTGGACGGGGGACAACTCCAGCCACTGGGAGCACATGGAGCTGTCGATTCCCATGCTCCTGGGGCTGGGCCTGTCGGGCGTGGGCTTCACCGGCTCGGACATCCCCGGCTTCATTGGCCGGCCCACCCCGGAGATGTTCACCCGCTGGACGCAGCTGGGCGTGTTCTACCCGCTCATGCGCAACCACGCGGCCAAGCCCATGCCCTTCCAGGAGCCGTGGCGCTTCGGCGAGAAGCACCTGGCGCTGGCCAAGGCCGCGCTGGAGCGCCGCTACCGGCTGCTGCCCACGCTCTACTCGCTCATGCACGAGGCGTCGCAGTCGGGCCTGCCCATCCTGCGCGCCCTGCTCATGCTGGACCCGGCGGATCCCCAGGCGGTGCGGGCCTACGACCAGTTCCTCTTCGGCCCGGACGTGCTGGTGGCCCCCATCACCAAGCCCGGCCAGACCAAGCGCATGGCGTACCTGCCCAAGGGCGAGTGGCTGGAGTGGCCCAACCTGGAGACGCCGGGCGCCATCCACCCGGGAGGCCAGTACGTCATCGCCGACGGCCCCCTGGACACCGTGCCGCTCTGGCTGCGCGCGGGCGGCGCCGTGGCGCTCACCAAGTCCGCCCCGCACACCACGACGGCGAACTGGGAGCACCTGGAGTGGCACATCCACGCCGGGGAGGGCGTGAACGCGACGCTCTACGAGGACGCCGGGGATGGCTACGGGGACTTCCGCCTCACCACGCTCACGGGCGGCTTCGACCGGGGCCGCCTCGTGCTGGAGCGGCGGGTGCAGGGCACCCTGCCCCTGGCGCGCCAGACCGAGACGCTGCGCATCTACGGGCTCAAGGGCGTGCGCTCCATCACGGGCGCCCTGGAGCTGCGGGGCGTGGTGAACGGCGTGCTGGAGGTGCCCATGAACGCCAACTGGGACCGGCTCGTCGTGACGTCCTGA
- a CDS encoding GMC oxidoreductase, whose protein sequence is MDCDWLIIGSGFGGSVSALRLTEKGYRVLMLEKGRRLQSQDFPKTNWNLKRWLWMPQLGWRGLFKMTFFRHVTVMSGVGVGGGSLVYANTLPIPKDYFFQNGDWSRLADWKHELAPHYREAQRMLGATVNPLRTLPDQILQEVGQEMGRPDFQPTSVAVYFGEPGVTVPDPYFGGEGPPRTGCNACGGCMLGCRHGAKNTLDKNYLYLAEKRGLTIQADTEATWVRPLPGGGYEVEALEGASFFRHKRRFTAHHVIFAGGVLGTVDLLLKLKASPGGLPQLSDRLGEAVRTNSEALIGVVSPRKQQDLSRGIAIGSILHTDEHSHLEPVRYSAGSGFFRMLGAPYVTGDGVVTRLARLLGSVLRHPLKLMRVLTVRDYAKQTIILLYMRTLDGHLNVKRGRSALTGLRKGLVTSLKEGPAPTANIPEAAELARRVAEKVDGMPMSLINETVLGIPTTAHILGGCCMGDSAGTGVIDAQHRVFGYEGLYVVDGSAVSANPGVNPSLTITALAERAMTFIPAKKALAPTG, encoded by the coding sequence ATGGATTGTGACTGGCTGATCATCGGCTCGGGGTTCGGCGGCAGCGTGAGCGCGCTGCGGCTGACGGAGAAGGGCTACCGCGTGCTGATGCTGGAGAAGGGCCGCCGCCTCCAGTCCCAGGACTTTCCCAAGACGAACTGGAATCTCAAGCGGTGGCTGTGGATGCCCCAGCTGGGCTGGCGCGGGTTGTTCAAGATGACCTTCTTCCGCCACGTCACCGTGATGTCAGGCGTGGGGGTAGGGGGCGGCTCGCTCGTCTATGCCAACACGCTGCCCATTCCGAAGGACTACTTCTTCCAGAACGGCGACTGGAGCCGCCTGGCGGACTGGAAGCACGAGCTGGCGCCGCACTACCGCGAGGCGCAGCGGATGCTCGGGGCGACGGTGAACCCGCTGCGCACGCTGCCGGACCAGATTCTCCAGGAGGTGGGCCAGGAGATGGGCCGCCCGGACTTTCAGCCCACCTCCGTGGCCGTCTACTTCGGGGAGCCGGGCGTCACCGTGCCAGACCCCTACTTCGGGGGAGAGGGGCCGCCGCGCACCGGGTGCAACGCCTGCGGTGGTTGCATGCTGGGGTGCCGCCACGGGGCGAAGAACACGCTCGACAAGAACTACCTGTACCTCGCGGAGAAGCGCGGGTTGACGATCCAGGCGGACACGGAGGCCACCTGGGTGCGGCCGCTGCCCGGGGGCGGCTACGAGGTGGAGGCCCTGGAGGGCGCCTCGTTCTTCCGCCACAAGCGCCGCTTCACCGCGCACCACGTCATCTTCGCCGGGGGCGTGCTGGGCACGGTGGACCTGCTGCTCAAGTTGAAAGCGAGCCCGGGCGGGCTCCCCCAGCTGTCGGACCGGCTGGGGGAGGCGGTGCGCACCAACTCCGAGGCGCTCATCGGCGTGGTGTCCCCCCGGAAGCAGCAGGACCTGTCCAGGGGCATCGCCATTGGCTCCATCCTTCATACGGATGAGCACTCGCACCTGGAGCCGGTGCGCTACTCGGCGGGCTCGGGGTTCTTCCGGATGCTGGGCGCGCCGTATGTCACGGGCGATGGGGTGGTGACGCGGCTGGCCCGGCTGCTGGGCAGTGTGCTGCGCCATCCCCTCAAGTTGATGCGGGTGCTGACCGTCCGCGACTACGCGAAGCAGACGATCATCCTCCTCTATATGCGCACCCTCGATGGGCACCTGAACGTGAAGCGGGGGCGGAGCGCCCTGACGGGGCTGCGCAAGGGGCTCGTCACGTCGCTGAAGGAGGGGCCCGCGCCCACGGCCAACATCCCCGAGGCGGCGGAGCTGGCGCGCCGGGTGGCCGAGAAGGTGGACGGCATGCCCATGAGCCTCATCAACGAGACGGTGCTGGGCATTCCCACGACGGCCCACATCCTGGGGGGCTGCTGCATGGGCGACTCGGCCGGCACGGGCGTCATCGACGCCCAGCACCGCGTGTTCGGCTACGAGGGGCTCTACGTGGTGGATGGCTCGGCGGTGTCCGCCAACCCCGGCGTCAACCCGTCGCTGACCATCACCGCGCTGGCCGAGCGGGCCATGACCTTCATTCCGGCGAAGAAGGCCCTGGCCCCCACGGGGTGA
- the xth gene encoding exodeoxyribonuclease III yields the protein MKIASWNVNSVRARQERLVNWLKAHQPDVLCLQELKCVDADFPTEAVREAGYHAATHGQKTYNGVAILAKTEPTDVVRGLSDDVEDSHARLIAATVNGVRVVSAYVPNGQTVDSPAYVYKLEWYARLRRYLDTRHKPDQPLVLCGDWNVAPEPIDVYDPAAWEGQTLFTLKERDALQRMCAFGLADTFRKLHPGLEKKFSWWDYRGLSFPKNLGVRIDHIFATAPLVERLVKAEIDREERKGKQPSDHAPVWAEFRD from the coding sequence ATGAAGATCGCCAGCTGGAACGTGAACTCGGTGAGGGCGCGGCAGGAGCGCCTGGTGAACTGGCTGAAGGCCCACCAGCCGGACGTGCTGTGCCTCCAGGAGCTGAAGTGCGTGGACGCGGACTTCCCCACGGAGGCGGTCCGCGAGGCGGGCTACCACGCCGCCACCCACGGGCAGAAGACGTACAACGGCGTGGCCATCCTCGCGAAGACGGAGCCCACGGACGTGGTGCGCGGCCTGTCGGATGACGTGGAGGACTCCCACGCGCGGCTCATCGCGGCGACGGTGAACGGGGTCCGGGTGGTCAGCGCCTACGTGCCCAACGGCCAGACGGTGGACTCCCCCGCCTACGTCTACAAGCTGGAGTGGTACGCGCGGCTGCGGCGCTACCTGGACACGCGGCACAAGCCGGATCAGCCGCTGGTGCTGTGCGGGGACTGGAACGTGGCCCCCGAGCCCATCGACGTGTACGACCCGGCGGCCTGGGAGGGGCAGACGCTCTTCACGCTGAAGGAGCGGGACGCGCTGCAACGCATGTGCGCCTTCGGGCTGGCGGACACGTTCCGCAAGCTGCACCCCGGCCTGGAGAAGAAGTTCAGCTGGTGGGACTACCGGGGCCTGTCGTTCCCCAAGAACCTGGGCGTGCGCATCGACCACATCTTCGCCACCGCGCCCCTGGTGGAGCGGCTGGTGAAGGCGGAGATCGACCGGGAGGAGCGCAAGGGCAAGCAGCCGTCGGACCACGCCCCCGTCTGGGCCGAGTTCCGGGACTAG
- a CDS encoding tetratricopeptide repeat protein, producing the protein MKKRSPKSRLLPSLVPAVAALIFAAHQGLQDSTPPAPVPAVIRHLLPEAELPPGPVAPPEGAAHAPELDVPRASLDPLRLPHEHLYRVNHLARARTLRELGDPAGAITECRRALHDDPGHEEALRLLARLAPREGSPDLALGALARLGDQFPEDASPLIQQARLLLSLGRFPEAVRVGEEALLREPEEAEVYQVLGRAHLAMGALPEAILRFQQAVHLAPEHGHALNNLGFAWLRANENQKAAEVLARAAALLPHVGHVHNNLGVAYERLGRMAEAQAAYAAATQLSPRYVKARLNAHRMNTVARLQETPALLEEPRVPVSQELEP; encoded by the coding sequence ATGAAGAAGAGGTCCCCCAAGTCCCGCCTGCTGCCGTCCCTCGTGCCCGCCGTGGCGGCCTTGATCTTCGCCGCCCACCAGGGGCTCCAGGACTCGACCCCTCCCGCCCCTGTCCCCGCCGTGATCCGGCACCTCCTGCCGGAGGCGGAGCTCCCCCCCGGTCCGGTGGCGCCCCCGGAAGGGGCGGCGCACGCGCCCGAGCTGGACGTTCCGAGGGCCTCCCTCGATCCCCTGCGCCTGCCCCACGAGCACCTCTACCGGGTGAACCACCTGGCCCGGGCCCGGACCCTGCGCGAGCTGGGCGACCCGGCCGGGGCCATCACCGAGTGCCGGCGCGCCCTGCACGACGACCCTGGCCACGAGGAGGCCTTGCGGCTCCTAGCCCGCCTGGCGCCGCGCGAGGGAAGCCCGGACCTGGCCCTGGGGGCCCTCGCCCGCCTGGGGGACCAGTTCCCGGAGGATGCCTCCCCGCTCATCCAGCAGGCGCGCCTGCTCCTCTCCCTGGGCCGGTTCCCGGAGGCCGTGCGCGTGGGCGAAGAGGCCCTCCTGCGGGAGCCCGAGGAGGCCGAGGTGTACCAGGTGCTCGGCCGGGCCCACCTGGCCATGGGCGCGCTGCCCGAGGCCATCCTCCGCTTCCAGCAGGCCGTCCACCTGGCTCCCGAGCACGGCCATGCGCTCAACAACCTCGGCTTCGCCTGGCTGCGCGCCAACGAGAACCAGAAGGCCGCCGAGGTGCTGGCCCGCGCCGCCGCCCTGCTCCCCCATGTGGGCCACGTCCACAACAACCTGGGGGTGGCCTACGAGCGGCTCGGCCGCATGGCCGAGGCCCAGGCCGCCTATGCGGCCGCCACCCAGCTCTCCCCGCGCTACGTCAAGGCGCGCCTCAACGCCCACCGGATGAACACCGTGGCCCGGCTCCAGGAGACGCCCGCCCTGCTGGAGGAGCCCCGGGTCCCGGTTTCTCAAGAGTTGGAGCCGTAG
- a CDS encoding penicillin-binding protein 1A codes for MSTPPDALPPSEPPQVPPPASRPGPGARIWKWTKRLLIAAGVLLVLTGIAGVSAYSYFSQGLPSVEALRNYQPPQVTKVTCGDGSLCAEFYNERRTLVRIEELPAHVRNAFLAAEDADFYKHEGLDFFGITRAALKNLIPGSRKSGASTITQQVVKNLLLTPERSLTRKIREWILTPRVEEAFTKDQILNLYVNQIYYGQRRYGLEEAALFYFGKHAKDLSLGEATVLAGTPQSPHRINPVTNIVRAKSRQKYVLEQMARNGFASREDVDAEMDKPIVLAPRQTPRVGAYYAEEMRRTLIERYGEKAVLEGGLRVQIAMEPKHQAVAEEAVRTGLEALDRRQGYRGPLGTLEAQRFGRMKDLIAHRIDEAGRRQKDAEYVADLSPLAKAAPEPESTGDEGAEEQRPELAPEEEAPPSAEETLVGSVPLVPLKEGLRLAGYIASVDDKRGVARVDLISRTAEVSLPTVKWARMKGKGAPAKISEVFTPGELVLVRITKPTPAPAAVEATLDQIPVAQGGLVVIRPSDRHVLALVGGYDFDRSSFNRATQAKRQPGSSFKPFLYAAALGSGRYTPLSTVNDAPEAIRDPYTGKQWKPKNFDNRFEGPMTLREALTKSKNTVSVRLIESLTPATVIDYARRAGISSALPENLTLALGTGEVTMLEAANAYATLQANGRYADPLLLLRVQDAQGVVLEEHQPAFEEKLPPAVAYLTTTLMRSVVEEGTAKAVRELNRPAAGKTGTTNESKDTWFSGYTMDYVASAWVGFDDNTPLGSTETGGRAALPIWLDFMRVAHEGLPVRDFEVPPGIIAVRIDPSTGLLAGTSVPGRLESFMEGTQPTAEAPPPGQVDPSGFFLEDGNRRGL; via the coding sequence ATGTCCACGCCTCCCGACGCCCTTCCTCCTTCCGAACCGCCCCAGGTTCCCCCTCCTGCCTCCCGCCCCGGGCCCGGCGCCCGCATCTGGAAGTGGACGAAGCGGCTGCTCATCGCCGCGGGGGTGCTCCTGGTGCTGACGGGCATCGCGGGCGTGAGCGCCTACTCCTACTTCAGCCAGGGCCTGCCTTCCGTGGAGGCCCTGCGCAACTACCAGCCGCCGCAGGTGACGAAGGTCACCTGTGGGGATGGCTCGCTCTGCGCCGAGTTCTACAACGAGCGCCGCACGCTGGTGCGCATCGAGGAGCTGCCCGCGCACGTGCGCAACGCGTTCCTCGCCGCCGAGGACGCGGACTTCTACAAGCACGAGGGCCTGGACTTCTTCGGCATCACCCGCGCGGCCCTGAAGAACCTCATCCCCGGCAGCCGCAAGTCCGGCGCCTCCACCATCACGCAGCAGGTGGTGAAGAACCTGCTGCTCACCCCGGAGCGGAGCCTCACGCGCAAGATCCGCGAGTGGATCCTCACCCCGCGCGTGGAGGAGGCATTCACCAAGGATCAGATCCTCAACCTCTACGTCAACCAGATCTACTACGGGCAGCGGCGCTACGGCCTGGAGGAGGCCGCGCTCTTCTACTTCGGCAAGCACGCCAAGGACCTGAGCCTGGGCGAGGCCACGGTGCTGGCCGGCACGCCCCAGTCCCCGCACCGCATCAACCCGGTGACGAACATCGTGCGCGCCAAGTCGCGGCAGAAGTACGTGCTGGAGCAGATGGCGCGCAACGGCTTCGCCTCCCGAGAGGACGTGGACGCGGAGATGGACAAGCCCATCGTCCTGGCGCCCCGGCAGACGCCCCGCGTGGGCGCCTACTACGCCGAGGAGATGCGCCGCACGCTCATCGAGCGCTACGGGGAGAAGGCGGTGCTGGAGGGCGGCCTGCGCGTGCAGATCGCCATGGAGCCCAAGCACCAGGCGGTGGCGGAGGAGGCGGTGCGCACGGGCCTGGAGGCGCTCGACCGGCGCCAGGGCTACCGCGGGCCCCTGGGCACCCTGGAGGCGCAGCGCTTCGGGCGCATGAAGGACCTCATCGCCCACCGCATCGACGAGGCCGGGCGCCGGCAGAAGGACGCGGAGTACGTGGCGGATCTCTCCCCGCTGGCCAAGGCGGCCCCCGAGCCCGAGTCCACGGGCGACGAGGGCGCCGAGGAGCAGCGCCCGGAGCTCGCCCCCGAGGAAGAGGCCCCGCCCTCGGCCGAGGAGACGCTGGTGGGCTCCGTGCCCCTCGTTCCCCTGAAGGAGGGGCTGCGCCTGGCCGGCTACATCGCCTCGGTGGACGACAAGCGGGGCGTGGCCCGGGTGGACCTCATCAGCCGCACCGCGGAGGTCTCCCTGCCCACGGTGAAGTGGGCCCGGATGAAGGGCAAGGGCGCGCCCGCGAAGATCTCCGAGGTGTTCACGCCGGGCGAGCTGGTGCTCGTGCGCATCACCAAGCCCACCCCGGCGCCGGCCGCCGTGGAGGCCACGCTGGATCAGATCCCCGTGGCCCAGGGAGGCCTCGTCGTCATCCGGCCCTCGGACCGGCACGTGCTGGCGCTGGTGGGGGGCTATGACTTCGACCGCTCGTCGTTCAACCGCGCCACACAGGCCAAGCGGCAGCCGGGCTCGTCCTTCAAGCCCTTTCTCTACGCGGCGGCGCTCGGCAGCGGACGCTACACGCCGCTGAGCACGGTGAACGATGCGCCCGAGGCCATCCGCGACCCGTACACCGGCAAGCAGTGGAAGCCGAAGAACTTCGACAACCGGTTCGAGGGCCCCATGACGCTTCGCGAGGCGCTCACCAAGTCCAAGAACACGGTGTCCGTGCGGCTCATCGAGTCGCTCACCCCCGCCACCGTCATCGACTACGCGCGCCGCGCGGGCATCTCCTCGGCGCTGCCGGAGAACCTCACGCTGGCGCTGGGCACCGGCGAGGTGACGATGCTGGAGGCCGCCAACGCCTACGCCACGCTCCAGGCCAACGGCCGCTACGCGGACCCGCTCTTGCTGCTGCGCGTGCAGGACGCGCAGGGCGTGGTGCTGGAGGAGCACCAGCCCGCCTTCGAGGAGAAGCTGCCCCCGGCGGTGGCCTACCTCACCACGACACTCATGCGCAGCGTCGTCGAGGAGGGCACCGCCAAGGCCGTGCGCGAGCTGAACCGCCCCGCCGCCGGCAAGACGGGCACCACCAACGAGTCCAAGGACACGTGGTTCTCCGGCTACACCATGGACTACGTGGCCAGCGCCTGGGTGGGCTTCGATGACAACACCCCGCTGGGCAGCACGGAGACGGGTGGCCGCGCGGCCCTGCCCATCTGGCTGGACTTCATGCGCGTGGCGCACGAGGGGCTGCCCGTGCGTGACTTCGAAGTGCCCCCCGGCATCATCGCCGTGCGGATCGACCCCTCGACCGGGCTGCTCGCCGGCACCTCCGTGCCCGGACGGCTCGAATCCTTCATGGAGGGCACCCAGCCCACCGCCGAGGCGCCACCCCCGGGCCAGGTGGACCCGAGCGGGTTCTTCCTCGAGGACGGCAACCGGAGAGGTTTGTGA